A region of Streptomyces sp. WMMC500 DNA encodes the following proteins:
- the rpoB gene encoding DNA-directed RNA polymerase subunit beta, producing the protein MAASRTASTASTNNGASTAPLRISFAKIKEPLEVPNLLALQTESFDWLLGNDAWKARVEEALDHGQDVPTKSGLEEIFEEISPIEDFSGSMSLTFRDHRFEPPKNSIDECKERDFTYAAPLFVTAEFTNNETGEIKSQTVFMGDFPLMTDKGTFVINGTERVVVSQLVRSPGVYFDSSIDKTSDKDIFSVKVIPSRGAWLEMEIDKRDMVGVRIDRKRKQSVTVLLKALGWTNEQILEEFGEYESMRATLEKDHTQGQDDALLDIYRKLRPGEPPTKEAAQTLLENLYFNPKRYDLAKVGRYKINKKLGAAAPLDAGTLTVEDIIASIKYLVKLHAGEVETVGDNGQSVVVETDDIDHFGNRRIRNVGELIQNQVRTGLARMERVVRERMTTQDVEAITPQTLINIRPVVASIKEFFGTSQLSQFMDQTNPLSGLTHKRRLNALGPGGLSRERAGFEVRDVHPSHYGRMCPIETPEGPNIGLIGSLASYGRVNAFGFIETPYRKVAGGVVTDDVDYLTADEEDRFVIAQANAPLTNDLHFAENRVLVRRRGGEVDYIPGDDVDYMDVSPRQMVSVATAMIPFLEHDDANRALMGSNMMRQAVPLIRAEAPLVGTGMEYRCAVDAGDVIKAEKDGVVQEVSADYVTVANDDGTYTTYRVNKFHRSNQGTSFNQKVLVDEGSRVIEGQVLADGPSTDEGEMALGKNLLVAFMPWEGHNYEDAIILSQRLVQDDVLSSIHIEEHEVDARDTKLGPEEITRDIPNVSEEVLADLDERGIIRIGAEVVAGDILVGKVTPKGETELTPEERLLRAIFGEKAREVRDTSLKVPHGETGRVIGVRVFDREEGDELPPGVNQLVRVYVAQKRKITDGDKLAGRHGNKGVIAKILPIEDMPFMEDGHPVDIILNPLGVPSRMNPGQVLEIHLGWLAAQGWDVSGIKEEWAERLQGIGADQVASGTNVATPVFDGAREDELAGLIQNTLPNRDGDRMVQPSGKAQLFDGRSGEPFPEPISVGYMYILKLHHLVDDKLHARSTGPYSMITQQPLGGKAQFGGQRFGEMEVWALEAYGAAYALQELLTIKSDDVTGRVKVYEAIVKGENIPEPGIPESFKVLIKEMQSLCLNVEVLSSDGMSIEMRDTDEDVFRAAEELGIDLSRREPSSVEEV; encoded by the coding sequence TTGGCCGCCTCGCGCACCGCCTCGACCGCTAGTACGAACAACGGCGCCAGCACCGCCCCGCTGCGCATCTCTTTCGCGAAGATCAAGGAACCCCTCGAGGTTCCGAACCTTCTTGCGCTCCAGACCGAGAGCTTTGACTGGCTGCTCGGCAACGACGCCTGGAAGGCTCGTGTCGAGGAGGCCCTGGATCATGGACAGGACGTCCCCACCAAGTCCGGCCTCGAGGAGATCTTCGAGGAGATCTCCCCGATCGAGGACTTCTCCGGGTCGATGTCGCTGACCTTCCGCGACCACCGCTTCGAGCCCCCGAAGAACTCCATCGACGAGTGCAAGGAGCGCGACTTCACCTACGCCGCGCCCCTCTTCGTCACCGCCGAGTTCACCAACAACGAGACCGGCGAGATCAAGTCCCAGACGGTCTTCATGGGCGACTTCCCGCTCATGACCGACAAGGGCACCTTCGTGATCAACGGCACCGAGCGTGTCGTGGTCTCGCAGCTCGTCCGGTCCCCGGGCGTCTACTTCGACTCCTCCATCGACAAGACCTCCGACAAGGACATCTTCTCCGTCAAGGTCATCCCCTCCCGGGGTGCCTGGCTGGAGATGGAGATCGACAAGCGCGACATGGTCGGCGTCCGCATCGACCGCAAGCGCAAGCAGTCGGTCACCGTGCTGCTCAAGGCGCTCGGCTGGACGAACGAGCAGATCCTGGAGGAGTTCGGCGAGTACGAGTCCATGCGCGCCACCCTGGAGAAGGACCACACCCAGGGCCAGGACGACGCGCTGCTCGACATCTACCGCAAGCTGCGTCCGGGCGAGCCGCCGACCAAGGAGGCCGCGCAGACGCTGCTGGAGAACCTGTACTTCAACCCCAAGCGCTACGACCTCGCCAAGGTCGGCCGCTACAAGATCAACAAGAAGCTGGGCGCCGCCGCGCCGCTCGACGCGGGCACGCTGACGGTCGAGGACATCATCGCCTCGATCAAGTACCTGGTGAAGCTGCACGCCGGTGAGGTCGAGACCGTCGGGGACAACGGCCAGTCCGTGGTCGTCGAGACCGACGACATCGACCACTTCGGCAACCGCCGCATCCGCAACGTCGGCGAGCTGATCCAGAACCAGGTGCGTACGGGCCTCGCCCGCATGGAGCGCGTCGTGCGCGAGCGCATGACGACCCAGGACGTCGAGGCGATCACGCCGCAGACCCTGATCAACATCCGGCCGGTCGTCGCCTCCATCAAGGAGTTCTTCGGCACCAGCCAGTTGTCGCAGTTCATGGACCAGACGAACCCGCTGTCCGGGCTGACCCACAAGCGCCGGCTCAACGCGCTGGGCCCCGGCGGTCTGTCCCGTGAGCGGGCCGGCTTCGAGGTCCGCGACGTGCACCCGTCGCACTACGGCCGCATGTGTCCCATCGAGACGCCGGAAGGCCCGAACATCGGCCTCATCGGCTCGCTCGCCTCGTACGGCCGGGTCAACGCGTTCGGCTTCATCGAGACCCCGTACCGCAAGGTCGCGGGCGGCGTCGTCACCGACGACGTGGACTACCTGACGGCCGACGAGGAGGACCGCTTCGTCATCGCGCAGGCCAACGCGCCGCTGACGAACGACCTGCACTTCGCCGAGAACCGCGTCCTGGTCCGCCGCCGCGGCGGCGAGGTCGACTACATCCCCGGCGACGACGTCGACTACATGGACGTCTCGCCGCGCCAGATGGTGTCGGTCGCGACCGCGATGATCCCCTTCCTGGAGCACGACGACGCCAACCGCGCGCTCATGGGCTCCAACATGATGCGCCAGGCCGTGCCGCTGATCCGGGCCGAGGCCCCGCTCGTCGGCACCGGCATGGAGTACCGCTGCGCGGTCGACGCCGGCGACGTCATCAAGGCCGAGAAGGACGGCGTGGTCCAGGAGGTCTCCGCCGACTACGTCACCGTCGCCAACGACGACGGCACCTACACCACGTACCGCGTCAACAAGTTCCACCGCTCCAACCAGGGCACCTCCTTCAACCAGAAGGTGCTCGTGGACGAGGGCTCCCGCGTCATCGAGGGCCAGGTGCTCGCCGACGGCCCCTCGACCGACGAGGGCGAGATGGCGCTCGGCAAGAACCTCCTGGTGGCGTTCATGCCGTGGGAGGGCCACAACTACGAGGACGCCATCATCCTCAGCCAGCGCCTCGTGCAGGACGACGTCCTGTCCTCGATCCACATCGAGGAGCACGAGGTCGACGCCCGCGACACCAAGCTGGGCCCCGAGGAGATCACCCGGGACATCCCGAACGTCTCCGAGGAGGTCCTGGCCGACCTCGACGAGCGCGGCATCATCCGCATCGGCGCCGAGGTCGTCGCCGGCGACATCCTGGTCGGCAAGGTCACGCCCAAGGGCGAGACCGAGCTGACCCCGGAGGAGCGGCTGCTGCGCGCGATCTTCGGCGAGAAGGCCCGCGAGGTCCGCGACACGTCCCTGAAGGTCCCGCACGGCGAGACCGGCCGCGTCATCGGCGTCCGCGTCTTCGACCGCGAGGAGGGCGACGAACTGCCGCCCGGCGTGAACCAGCTCGTCCGCGTCTACGTCGCCCAGAAGCGCAAGATCACCGACGGCGACAAGCTCGCCGGCCGGCACGGCAACAAGGGCGTCATCGCCAAGATCCTGCCGATCGAGGACATGCCGTTCATGGAGGACGGCCACCCGGTCGACATCATCCTCAACCCGCTCGGCGTGCCCTCCCGGATGAACCCGGGCCAGGTGCTGGAGATCCACCTGGGCTGGCTCGCCGCCCAGGGCTGGGACGTCTCCGGTATCAAGGAGGAGTGGGCCGAGCGCCTGCAGGGCATCGGCGCCGACCAGGTCGCCTCCGGTACGAACGTGGCGACCCCGGTCTTCGACGGCGCCCGCGAGGACGAGCTGGCCGGCCTGATCCAGAACACGCTGCCCAACCGCGACGGCGACCGCATGGTGCAGCCGTCCGGCAAGGCGCAGCTCTTCGACGGCCGCTCCGGCGAGCCGTTCCCGGAGCCGATCTCCGTCGGCTACATGTACATCCTCAAGCTGCACCACCTCGTGGACGACAAGCTCCACGCCCGGTCCACCGGCCCGTACTCGATGATCACCCAGCAGCCGCTGGGCGGTAAGGCGCAGTTCGGCGGCCAGCGGTTCGGCGAGATGGAGGTGTGGGCCCTGGAGGCGTACGGCGCCGCCTACGCGCTGCAGGAGCTGCTCACCATCAAGTCGGACGACGTGACCGGCCGCGTGAAGGTCTACGAGGCCATCGTCAAGGGCGAGAACATCCCCGAGCCGGGCATCCCCGAGTCGTTCAAGGTGCTCATCAAGGAGATGCAGTCCCTGTGCCTGAACGTGGAGGTGCTCTCCTCCGACGGCATGTCCATCGAGATGCGCGACACGGACGAGGACGTCTTCCGTGCCGCGGAAGAGCTTGGCATCGACCTGTCCCGGCGCGAGCCGAGCAGCGTCGAAGAGGTCTGA
- the rplL gene encoding 50S ribosomal protein L7/L12 yields the protein MAKLSQDDLLAQFEEMTLIELSEFVKKFEEKFDVEAAAPAAVVAAPGGGGAAPEAAEEKDEFDVVLTGAGEKKIQVIKVVRELTSLGLKEAKELVDGTPKPVLEKVNKEAADKARESLEGAGASVEVK from the coding sequence ATGGCGAAGCTCAGCCAGGACGACCTGCTCGCGCAGTTCGAAGAGATGACCCTCATCGAACTCTCCGAGTTCGTCAAGAAGTTCGAGGAGAAGTTCGACGTCGAGGCCGCCGCGCCGGCCGCCGTCGTCGCCGCTCCGGGTGGCGGCGGCGCCGCCCCGGAGGCCGCCGAGGAGAAGGACGAGTTCGACGTCGTCCTCACCGGCGCCGGCGAGAAGAAGATCCAGGTCATCAAGGTCGTGCGCGAGCTCACCTCGCTCGGCCTGAAGGAGGCCAAGGAGCTGGTCGACGGCACGCCGAAGCCGGTTCTGGAGAAGGTCAACAAGGAGGCCGCGGACAAGGCCCGGGAGTCCCTCGAGGGCGCCGGCGCCTCCGTCGAGGTCAAGTGA
- the rplJ gene encoding 50S ribosomal protein L10 gives MATPDKVEAVKEIADKLRGSHAAVVTAYTGLSVAQLKDLRRSLGENAQYRVVKNTLTKIAAKEAGLDQLDEHLQGSTAVAFVTGDPVEAAKGLRDFAKDNPALVIKGGVLDGKALSAAEINKLADLESREVLLAKLAGGMKASMAKAAATFQAPLSKFVRTADALREKVEQGGAGTPAPADAAE, from the coding sequence ATGGCGACGCCGGACAAGGTCGAGGCCGTCAAGGAGATCGCGGACAAGCTCCGTGGCTCCCACGCGGCCGTCGTGACCGCGTACACCGGACTGAGCGTGGCGCAGCTCAAGGATCTGCGCCGTTCTCTCGGCGAGAACGCGCAGTACCGAGTGGTGAAGAACACGCTGACCAAGATCGCGGCGAAGGAGGCCGGGCTCGACCAGCTCGACGAGCACCTCCAGGGCTCGACCGCTGTCGCCTTCGTGACCGGTGACCCGGTCGAGGCGGCCAAGGGGCTGCGTGACTTCGCCAAGGACAACCCCGCGCTCGTGATCAAGGGCGGTGTCCTCGACGGCAAGGCCCTGAGCGCCGCGGAGATCAACAAGCTCGCGGACCTCGAGTCCCGCGAGGTGCTGCTCGCCAAGCTGGCCGGCGGCATGAAGGCGTCCATGGCGAAGGCCGCGGCGACCTTCCAGGCCCCGCTGTCGAAGTTCGTCCGCACCGCGGACGCGCTGCGCGAGAAGGTCGAGCAGGGCGGTGCCGGTACGCCGGCTCCCGCCGACGCCGCGGAGTAA
- a CDS encoding DUF1396 domain-containing protein, with the protein MTMRSTFVRGGAALGAAALALTAFTACGDDGGDGRADGRKGGNAGEPVDVTPAAAVRTATEKAEDFTSLEYRMSGEVPGEGSMEGTGAISMDPPAMQMTMTVDGASPDESGEMEIRLVDDAMYMNAGDEAAAGMDGKTWLKIGMSEGEAGGGENPLLEMKQADENPAEDAQMMNAADDLKKVGEEEIEGVRTTRYTGTVALDDLRAELKGLDAKTKKNRQEKIDEMAEQGVDEFTMDMWIDGEDHTKQFRMQAETKEGPLDTTLTFLSYNEPVTVQAPPASETADMDQMMQDMEDAEAGA; encoded by the coding sequence ATGACGATGCGCTCGACGTTCGTACGGGGCGGAGCCGCGCTCGGCGCGGCCGCCCTCGCCCTGACCGCCTTCACCGCCTGCGGCGACGACGGGGGAGACGGCAGGGCGGACGGCAGGAAGGGCGGGAACGCCGGCGAGCCCGTCGACGTCACGCCCGCAGCCGCCGTCCGCACGGCCACGGAGAAGGCCGAGGACTTCACCTCGCTCGAGTACCGGATGTCCGGCGAGGTCCCCGGCGAGGGCAGCATGGAGGGCACCGGTGCGATCAGCATGGACCCGCCCGCCATGCAGATGACGATGACGGTGGACGGGGCGAGCCCCGACGAGAGCGGCGAGATGGAGATACGCCTCGTCGACGATGCCATGTACATGAACGCCGGTGACGAGGCCGCCGCCGGGATGGACGGCAAGACCTGGCTGAAGATCGGCATGTCCGAAGGGGAGGCCGGCGGGGGCGAGAACCCGCTGCTGGAGATGAAGCAGGCGGACGAGAACCCCGCCGAGGACGCCCAGATGATGAACGCGGCCGACGACCTGAAGAAGGTCGGCGAGGAGGAGATCGAGGGGGTCCGGACCACCCGCTACACCGGCACGGTCGCCCTCGACGACCTCCGCGCCGAGCTGAAGGGCCTGGACGCGAAGACGAAGAAGAACCGCCAGGAGAAGATCGACGAGATGGCGGAGCAGGGCGTCGACGAGTTCACCATGGACATGTGGATCGACGGCGAGGACCACACCAAGCAGTTCCGCATGCAGGCCGAGACGAAGGAGGGTCCGCTGGACACCACGCTGACCTTCCTCAGCTACAACGAGCCCGTCACGGTGCAGGCTCCCCCGGCGTCCGAGACGGCGGACATGGACCAGATGATGCAGGACATGGAGGACGCCGAGGCCGGCGCGTAG
- the rplA gene encoding 50S ribosomal protein L1, whose protein sequence is MKRSKALRGGDAKVDRTRQYAPLEAVRLAKETSTTKFEGTVEVAMRLGIDPRKADQMVRGTVNLPHGTGKTARVLVFATGDRAAAAEAAGADIVGADELIEEVQKGRLDFDAVVATPDLMGKVGRLGRVLGPRGLMPNPKTGTVTPDVAKAVTEIKGGKIEFRTDKHSNLHFIIGKTSFDERQLVENYGAALDEVLRLKPSAAKGRYIKKATISTTMGPGIPVDPARVRNLLTEDTAV, encoded by the coding sequence GTGAAGCGCAGCAAGGCACTCCGCGGCGGCGACGCCAAGGTCGACCGCACGCGGCAGTACGCACCCCTGGAGGCCGTCCGCCTCGCCAAGGAGACGTCCACCACGAAGTTCGAGGGCACCGTCGAGGTCGCCATGCGCCTGGGCATCGACCCGCGCAAGGCCGACCAGATGGTCCGCGGCACCGTGAACCTCCCGCACGGCACCGGCAAGACCGCCCGGGTCCTGGTCTTCGCGACCGGTGACCGTGCAGCGGCCGCGGAGGCCGCGGGCGCCGACATCGTCGGCGCCGACGAGCTGATCGAGGAGGTGCAGAAGGGCCGCCTCGACTTCGACGCGGTCGTCGCCACCCCGGACCTCATGGGCAAGGTCGGCCGCCTCGGCCGGGTCCTCGGCCCGCGCGGTCTGATGCCGAACCCGAAGACCGGCACGGTCACGCCCGACGTGGCGAAGGCCGTCACCGAGATCAAGGGCGGCAAGATCGAGTTCCGCACCGACAAGCACTCCAACCTGCACTTCATCATCGGCAAGACCTCGTTCGACGAGCGTCAGTTGGTGGAGAACTACGGTGCGGCGCTGGACGAGGTCCTGCGGCTCAAGCCGTCGGCGGCCAAGGGCCGTTACATCAAGAAGGCCACGATCAGCACGACGATGGGCCCCGGCATCCCGGTGGACCCCGCGCGGGTGCGCAACCTCCTGACGGAGGACACCGCGGTCTGA
- the rplK gene encoding 50S ribosomal protein L11, translating into MPPKKKKVTGLIKLQIQAGAANPAPPVGPALGQHGVNIMEFCKAYNAATESQRGWVIPVEITVYEDRSFTFITKTPPAAKMILKAAGVEKGSGEPHKTKVAKITRDQVREIATTKMADLNANDLDAAEKIIAGTARSMGVTVEG; encoded by the coding sequence ATGCCTCCCAAGAAGAAGAAGGTCACGGGGCTGATCAAGCTCCAGATCCAGGCCGGTGCCGCGAACCCGGCCCCGCCGGTCGGCCCCGCGCTGGGCCAGCACGGCGTGAACATCATGGAGTTCTGCAAGGCGTACAACGCCGCGACCGAGTCGCAGCGCGGCTGGGTCATCCCGGTGGAGATCACGGTCTACGAGGACCGTTCGTTCACCTTCATCACCAAGACGCCGCCGGCCGCGAAGATGATCCTCAAGGCCGCGGGCGTGGAGAAGGGCTCCGGCGAGCCGCACAAGACCAAGGTCGCGAAGATCACCCGTGACCAGGTCCGCGAGATCGCCACCACCAAGATGGCCGACCTCAACGCCAACGACCTGGACGCCGCCGAGAAGATCATCGCCGGCACCGCCCGCTCCATGGGCGTCACGGTCGAGGGCTGA
- the nusG gene encoding transcription termination/antitermination protein NusG, producing the protein MSDPNLNDAVATDEVAGAAQAEPAADAPAEQVEEDGTVAAETGLAGAEETAEAAEDAEAADEAEDDDAAEAADEAEEAGAEDDAQEAAEGEKPDEAEDGEAEEAVDPVEELRQELRGLAGEWYVIHTYAGYEKRVKANLEQRAVSLNVEDFIYQAEVPEEEVVQIKNGERRNVRQNKLPGYVLVRMDLTNESWGVVRNTPGVTGFVGNAYDPYPLTLDEIVRMLAPEAEEKAAREAAEAEGKPAPSRKVEVQVLDFAVGDSVTVTDGPFATLQATINEINADSKKVKGLVEIFGRETPVELSFDQIQKND; encoded by the coding sequence GTGTCTGACCCGAACCTGAACGACGCAGTCGCGACCGACGAGGTTGCCGGCGCTGCGCAGGCAGAGCCTGCCGCGGATGCCCCTGCCGAGCAGGTGGAGGAGGACGGGACGGTGGCGGCGGAGACCGGACTCGCAGGCGCCGAGGAGACCGCCGAGGCCGCAGAAGACGCCGAGGCCGCTGACGAGGCCGAGGACGACGACGCCGCCGAGGCTGCCGACGAGGCCGAGGAAGCGGGCGCGGAAGACGACGCGCAGGAGGCGGCCGAGGGCGAGAAGCCCGACGAGGCCGAGGACGGCGAGGCCGAAGAGGCCGTCGACCCCGTCGAGGAGCTGCGCCAGGAGCTGCGCGGCCTGGCCGGCGAGTGGTACGTGATCCACACCTACGCGGGCTACGAGAAGCGGGTCAAGGCCAACCTCGAACAGCGCGCCGTCTCCCTGAACGTCGAGGACTTCATCTACCAGGCCGAGGTGCCCGAGGAAGAGGTCGTCCAGATCAAGAACGGCGAGCGCAGGAACGTCCGGCAGAACAAGCTCCCGGGCTACGTCCTGGTGCGGATGGACCTGACGAACGAGTCGTGGGGCGTCGTGCGCAACACCCCGGGCGTCACCGGCTTCGTCGGCAACGCCTACGACCCGTACCCGCTGACGCTCGACGAGATCGTCCGCATGCTCGCGCCGGAGGCCGAGGAGAAGGCCGCCCGCGAGGCCGCGGAGGCCGAGGGCAAGCCGGCGCCGTCCCGCAAGGTCGAGGTGCAGGTGCTCGACTTCGCCGTGGGCGACTCGGTCACCGTCACCGACGGCCCGTTCGCGACGCTGCAGGCGACGATCAACGAGATCAACGCCGACTCCAAGAAGGTCAAGGGCCTGGTGGAGATCTTCGGCCGGGAGACCCCGGTCGAGCTGAGCTTCGACCAGATCCAGAAGAACGACTGA
- the secE gene encoding preprotein translocase subunit SecE, whose product MTEAPTATPDRPEGDARPARRGGKRGRKGPFARLALFYRQIVAELRKVVWPTRNQLTTYTTVVIIFVVVMIAIVTVIDFGFTELMDFVFG is encoded by the coding sequence GTGACGGAAGCTCCCACCGCGACGCCTGACCGCCCCGAAGGCGACGCGCGACCCGCTCGCCGCGGCGGCAAGCGCGGCCGGAAGGGCCCGTTCGCCCGCCTGGCGCTCTTCTACCGCCAGATCGTCGCGGAGCTGCGCAAGGTCGTCTGGCCGACGCGGAACCAGCTCACCACGTACACGACGGTCGTGATCATCTTCGTGGTGGTCATGATCGCTATCGTGACGGTGATCGACTTCGGCTTCACCGAACTCATGGACTTCGTCTTCGGCTGA